One genomic segment of Danio rerio strain Tuebingen ecotype United States chromosome 11, GRCz12tu, whole genome shotgun sequence includes these proteins:
- the pimr127 gene encoding uncharacterized protein pimr127: protein MLFTVLGVIALFLRERTIKSTVSGQEERFDRQEGLVTAPPVTNSDGREIGDWCEDSSLHLEEQINVQTEESSLEEPVDDHSEESSLVEPVSVHGEEQSLVEPVSVHGEESSLVEPVGVHGEESSLVEPVGVHGEEQSLVEPVDGHSEDLASSSSSDDVPPNIFYAESSSSDDFPQEFYSAGTNCSSELTVSSYSSFFSAESGCGDDPSTDFLSAESGCGDDPSTDFLSAESGCGDDPSTDFQSAESGCGDDPSTDFQSAESGCGDDPPPNVVSAEPGCSHDDPPNVVSAEPGCSHEDPPKVVSEKPGCSHDDPPKVVSAEPGCSHDDPPKVVSAKPGCSHDDPPKVVSAKPGCSHDDPPKVVSEKPGCSHDDPPNVVSAKPGCSHYPPTKVVPAKPGCKAAAQGATGQTKGAVPHQPKQLNYRNTHIMEINFKMYEIGAKLGKGGFGTVYTGTRIKDRLPVALKVADFKVKQFIQVDDFLQPLPAEIALHFLASKGPKAKPIVKLLDWKVEANRYLLVLERPVPCENLWEFLCKYDGRIPEKILWKIMFHTTIAADICCKRGVLHRDIKAENLLINLRTHQVKLTDFGCGERLTRSCYKEYCGTPQYCPPEFNSTGLYYGEPATVWSLGILQYLLMFKKFPDYHDLQNLTFTNLGQYGWSKECCDFISCCLQTDYKLRSKLQTLRTHDWFKAENKPQ from the exons ATGTTATTTACCGTACTCGGAGTTATTGCTCTCTTCCTGAGAGAAAGAACCATCAAATCCACCGTCTCAGGTCAAGAAGAAAGATTCGACCGTCAGGAAGGATTGGTCACGGCACCCCCAGTGACTAACAGTGATG GTCGAGAAATCGGTGACTGGTGTGAAGATTCATCTTTGCATCTGGAGGAACAGATCAATGTTCAGACTGAGGAATCGTCACTGGAGGAACCTGTTGATGATCATAGTGAAGAAtcatcactggtagagcctgtcagtgttcacggtgaagaacaatcactggtagagcctgtcagtgttcacggtgaagaatcatcactggtagagcctgtcggtgttcacggtgaagaatcatcactggtagagcctgtcggtgttcacggtgaagaacaatcactggtagagcctgtcGATGGTCACAGTGAGGACTTAGCCAGCTCCTCCAGCAGTGATGATGTTCCTCCAAACATTTTCTACGCTGAGTCCAGCAGTAGTGATGACTTCCCTCAAGAGTTTTACTCAGCCGGAACCAACTGTAGTAGTGAGCTCACAGTCAGCTCCTACAGCAGCTTCTTCTCTGCTGAatccggctgtggtgatgaccccTCTACAGATTTTCTGTCCGCTGAatccggctgtggtgatgaccccTCTACAGATTTTCTGTCCGCTGagtccggctgtggtgatgaccccTCTACAGATTTTCAGTCCGCTGagtccggctgtggtgatgaccccTCTACAGATTTTCAGTCCGCTGAGTCTGGCTGTGGTGATGACCCccctccaaatgtggtctctgCTGAGCCTGGCTGTAGTCATGATGAccctccaaatgtggtctctgCTGAGCCTGGCTGTAGTCATGAAGACCCTCCAAAGGTGGTCTCTGAAAAGCCCGGCTGTAGTCATGATGACCCTCCAAAGGTGGTCTCTGCTGAGCCCGGCTGTAGTCATGATGACCCTCCAAAGGTGGTCTCTGCAAAGCCCGGCTGTAGTCATGATGACCCTCCAAAGGTGGTCTCTGCAAAGCCCGGCTGTAGTCATGATGACCCTCCAAAGGTGGTCTCTGAAAAGCCCGGCTGTAGTCATGATGAccctccaaatgtggtctctgCAAAGCCCGGCTGTAGTCATTACCCCCCAACAAAAGTGGTCCCTGCTAAGCCCGGCTGTAAAGCTGCCGCTCAAGGTGCAACCGGTCAGACGAAGGGCGCTGTTCCACATCAGCCAAAACAGCTGAATtatagaaacacacacatcatGG AGATCAACTTCAAGATGTATGAAATTGGCGCTAAGCTGGGCAAAGGAGGCTTTGGAACCGTTTACACTGGGACCCGTATAAAAGATCGCCTTCCGGTGGCATTAAAAGTGGCTGACTTCAAGGTTAAGCAATTCATCCAAGTT GATGATTTTCTCCAGCCACTTCCAGCGGAGATCGCTCTGCACTTTCTTGCCTCTAAAGGCCCCAAAGCTAAACCAATTGTTAAGCTTCTGGACTGGAAAGTGGAGGCTAATCGTTACTTACTAGTCCTAGAGCGGCCCGTACCCTGTGAGAACTTATGGGAATTTCTATGTAAATACGACGGTAGAATCCCAGAGAAGATATTATGGAAAATCATGTTCCATACAACAATTGCAGCTGACATCTGCTGCAAACGTGGAGTGCTTCACCGCGATATCAAGGCTGAGAATTTGCTGATTAACCTGCGGACCCATCAAGTCAAACTGACTGACTTTGGGTGTGGTGAACGCCTTACTAGGAGCTGTTACAAAGAGTACTGCG GCACACCACAGTACTGCCCTCCCGAGTTCAATAGCACTGGCTTATACTACGGGGAGCCAGCGACAGTGTGGTCACTCGGGATTCTTCAGTATTTGCTAATGTTCAAAAAATTTCCAGACTACCATGACCTCCAAAACTTGACTTTCACAAATTTAGGGCAATATGGATGGTCAAAAG AATGCTGTGATTTCATTAGCTGTTGTCTGCAGACTGACTACAAACTTCGGTCTAAGCTGCAAACACTCCGTACCCATGACTGGTTTAAG GCGGAGAACAAGCCGCAATGA
- the si:ch211-122l14.5 gene encoding uncharacterized protein si:ch211-122l14.5: protein MLFTVLGVIALFLRERTIKSTVSGQEERFDRQEGLVTAPPVTNSDGREIGDWCEDSSLHLEEQINVQTEEPSLEEPVDDHSEEQSLVEPDRVHGEEQSLVEPDSVHGEESSLVEPVSVHGEEQSLVEPDSVHGEELSLVEPVDGHSEDLASSSSSDDVPPNIFYAESSSSDDFPQEFYSAGSKCSSELTASSYSSFFSAESGCGDDHSTDFLSAESGCGDDPSTDFQSAESGCGDDPSTDFQSAESGCGDDPPPNVVSAEPGCSHEDPPKVVSEKPGCSHDDPPKVVSEKPGCSHDDPPNVVSAEPGCSHDDPPNVVSEKPSCSHDDPPNVVSAEPGCSHDDPPNVVSAEPGCSHEDPPKVVSAKPGCSHDDPPKVVSAKPGCSHDDPPKVVSEKPGCSHDDPPNVVSAKPGCSHYPPTKVVPAKPGCKAAAQGATCQTKGAVPHHPKQLNYRNTHIMDINFKMYEIGAKLGKGGFGTVYTGTRIKDRLPVALKVADFKVKQFIQVDDFLQPLPAEIALHFLASKGPKAKPIVKLLDWKVEANRYLLVLERPVPCENLWEFLCKYDGRIPEKILWKIMFHTTIAADICCKRGVLHRDIKAENLLINLRTHQVKLTDFGCGERLTRSCYKEYCGTPQYCPPEFNSTGLYYGEPATVWSLGILQYLLMFKKFPDYHDLQNLTFTNLGQYGWSKECCDFISCCLQTDYKLRSKLQTLRTHDWFKAENKPQ, encoded by the exons GTCGAGAAATCGGTGACTGGTGTGAAGATTCATCTTTGCATCTGGAGGAACAGATCAATGTTCAGACTGAGGAACCGTCACTGGAGGAACCTGTTGATGATCATAGTGAAGAAcaatcactggtagagcctgacagagttcacggtgaagaacaatcactggtagagcctgacagtgttcacggAGAAGAAtcatcactggtagagcctgtcagtgttcacggtgaagaacaatcactggtagagcctgacagtgttcacggtgaagaattatcactggtagagcctgtcGATGGTCACAGTGAGGACTTAGCCAGCTCCTCCAGCAGTGATGATGTTCCTCCAAACATTTTCTACGCTGAGTCCAGCAGTAGTGATGACTTCCCTCAAGAGTTTTACTCAGCCGGATCCAAATGTAGTAGTGAGCTCACAGCCAGCTCCTACAGCAGCTTCTTCTCTGCTGagtccggctgtggtgatgaccaCTCTACAGATTTTCTGTCCGCTGAGTCTGGCTGTGGTGATGACCCCTCTACAGATTTTCAGTCCGCTGAGTCTGGCTGTGGTGATGACCCCTCTACAGATTTTCAGTCCGCTGAGTCTGGCTGTGGTGATGACCCccctccaaatgtggtctctgCTGAGCCTGGCTGTAGTCATGAAGACCCTCCAAAGGTGGTCTCTGAAAAGCCCGGCTGTAGTCATGATGACCCTCCAAAGGTGGTCTCTGAAAAGCCCGGCTGTAGTCATGATGAccctccaaatgtggtctctgCTGAGCCTGGCTGTAGTCATGATGAccctccaaatgtggtctctgAAAAGCCCAGCTGTAGTCATGATGACCCTCCAAACGTGGTCTCTGCTGAGCCTGGCTGTAGTCATGATGAccctccaaatgtggtctctgCTGAGCCCGGCTGTAGTCATGAAGACCCTCCAAAGGTGGTCTCTGCAAAGCCCGGCTGTAGTCATGATGACCCTCCAAAGGTGGTCTCTGCAAAGCCCGGCTGTAGTCATGATGACCCTCCAAAGGTGGTCTCTGAAAAGCCCGGCTGTAGTCATGATGAccctccaaatgtggtctctgCAAAGCCCGGCTGTAGTCATTACCCCCCAACAAAAGTGGTCCCTGCTAAGCCCGGCTGTAAAGCTGCCGCTCAAGGTGCAACCTGTCAGACGAAGGGCGCTGTTCCACATCATCCAAAACAGCTGAATtatagaaacacacacatcatGG ATATCAACTTCAAGATGTATGAAATTGGCGCTAAGCTGGGCAAAGGAGGCTTTGGAACCGTTTACACTGGGACCCGTATAAAAGATCGCCTTCCGGTGGCATTAAAAGTGGCTGACTTCAAGGTTAAGCAATTCATCCAAGTT GATGATTTTCTCCAGCCACTTCCAGCGGAGATCGCTCTGCACTTTCTTGCCTCTAAAGGCCCCAAAGCTAAACCAATTGTTAAGCTTCTGGACTGGAAAGTGGAGGCTAATCGTTACTTACTAGTCCTAGAGCGGCCCGTACCCTGTGAGAACTTATGGGAATTTCTATGTAAATACGACGGTAGAATCCCAGAGAAGATATTATGGAAAATCATGTTCCATACAACAATTGCAGCTGACATCTGCTGCAAACGTGGAGTGCTTCACCGCGATATCAAGGCTGAGAATTTGCTGATTAACCTGCGGACCCATCAAGTCAAACTGACTGACTTTGGGTGTGGTGAACGCCTTACTAGGAGCTGTTACAAAGAGTACTGCG GCACACCACAGTACTGCCCTCCCGAGTTCAATAGCACTGGCTTATACTACGGGGAGCCAGCGACAGTGTGGTCACTCGGGATTCTTCAGTATTTGCTAATGTTCAAAAAATTTCCAGACTACCATGACCTCCAAAACTTGACTTTCACAAATTTAGGGCAATATGGATGGTCAAAAG AATGCTGTGATTTCATTAGCTGTTGTCTGCAGACTGACTACAAACTTCGGTCTAAGCTGCAAACACTCCGTACCCATGACTGGTTTAAG GCGGAGAACAAGCCGCAATGA